The following proteins are co-located in the Desulfonatronum sp. SC1 genome:
- a CDS encoding P-II family nitrogen regulator encodes MKEIIAVIRMNMVNKTKEALAEAGVPAFFALEAQGRGKGLINSALLKGAEKGYEEAAELLGEKGRLYPKRVFSVVVTDDQVEDVVNTIMDVNKTGKPGDGKIFVSPVFDSVRVRTGEKGNKSID; translated from the coding sequence ATGAAGGAGATCATTGCCGTCATTCGGATGAACATGGTTAACAAGACCAAGGAAGCCTTGGCCGAGGCCGGGGTACCGGCGTTTTTCGCCCTGGAGGCCCAGGGCCGGGGCAAGGGATTGATCAATTCCGCTCTGCTCAAGGGCGCGGAGAAGGGCTACGAGGAAGCCGCCGAGCTTCTGGGAGAAAAGGGTCGCCTGTATCCCAAGCGCGTTTTTTCCGTGGTCGTCACGGACGACCAAGTGGAGGACGTGGTGAACACGATCATGGACGTGAACAAAACCGGCAAGCCCGGAGACGGGAAGATTTTCGTCAGTCCGGTCTTTGACTCCGTCCGGGTGCGCACCGGGGAGAAAGGGAACAAATCAATCGACTAG
- a CDS encoding P-II family nitrogen regulator has translation MLIMVRAIVRPDKADDVLKSLMDAGYPAVTKFSVAGRGKQRGIKIGEVTYDEIPKVLLMSVVGVNDKDFVIKTIMEAARTGEKGAFGDGKIFLSPVEEMYTISSGIKETEGADLKGVGV, from the coding sequence ATGTTGATCATGGTCAGGGCGATTGTGCGGCCCGATAAAGCGGATGATGTTTTGAAGTCCCTGATGGATGCCGGCTATCCGGCGGTGACCAAGTTTTCCGTGGCCGGTCGCGGCAAACAGCGCGGCATCAAGATCGGGGAGGTCACCTACGACGAGATCCCCAAGGTGTTGCTGATGAGCGTTGTCGGCGTCAATGACAAGGATTTCGTAATCAAGACCATCATGGAAGCCGCCCGGACCGGTGAGAAGGGCGCGTTCGGCGACGGCAAAATTTTTCTGAGCCCGGTAGAGGAGATGTACACCATAAGCTCCGGGATCAAGGAGACCGAAGGAGCGGACTTGAAGGGGGTCGGAGTATGA